The uncultured Paludibaculum sp. sequence ACGCCCGGAGGAGCCGCCGAGACGGAGCAGCGGTCGATCCCTGTGCTGACCTACCATCCCGCCACGATGATCGACGCGGAGGCGCGCGCGTTCGAACTGAAGCCCGGCTCGGAAATGACGGACGTGGATGTCGCCATCCAGGAGATGGCTCCAGTGCGACTGAGCGTCCAGGTTCAGGTTCCTCCGGAACTGGAGCAGAAATTTGTGGCATCGAACGGCGGCACACTCTCTCCGCACATGTACTTACCGGTCTGGCTGCAGCGTGTGGGATCCTCGACGGGCGGGCAGCCGCTGCCCATGAGCGCGGGCAGCGAACAAAGGTACCAGGCGCAGGCGCTGCTTCCGGGCCGCTATGTTCTCTCGAGTGTGACGGAGGCCGAGGGGAAGCGCTATTCAGCGCGGCAGGAGATCTCTATTACCGGCGGGTCGGTCGAAGTGGCGCTCAGGCTGACACCATGCATCAACCTGGCAGGCCATGTGAGGCTGACGGGACCGAACGCAGGCCCGGTGTCGAGCATGACCGTGGGGCTGGTGTCCGGGGAGAACGCACCGACGGCGCTGGAGAGCGCGAAGGTGCAGGCCGACGGATCGTACGTATTGAAGGGCGTGCCGCCGGGCTTGTGGGACATCGTAGTCGAGCCGATCCCCAAGGGCGGCTATCTGAAGTCGATGATGCTGGGCAAGATGGACGTCCTGACGAAGGATATGTTCATCACGCCGGAGACGCGCGAGCCGCTCGACATCGTGGTGAGTACACGTGGAGCGGAAGTGCGCGGCCGCGTGGAAGAGGGGTTTGCCACGACCATACTCGCGGCGCCTCAGGGCGAACTGGCTAGTGTCCTCAGCTTCTACGCGGTTTCAGGAGTCGACGAAAATGGCGGCTTCGAGTTTCGCGCGCTCACGCCCGGTGTTTACCGGATATACGCCTTCGAGGAGATGGCCCCGCAGGCTTGGCTCGATCCTGAATTCCTGAAGAATTATCCCGAGAGCGGGACGCTGGTGGAGTTGGGCGAAGGCCGCGCTCCGGACATGAAGGTCAAGGCGATCCCGGGATCCGGCAGTGCGAGGAAGGGGCGCTGAAATGCGGAGCCTCGCATTGGTCGCTATGAACTTCGTCCTGTGGGCAGGACCACAGCAGGATCCATTCTTCCAGACCAACGGTCCGCGGCAGGCGCCGCAACTGCCGGGGTCCCTCAGCGGCCGGGTGGTCGACGCGGTCACCAGCGAACCGGTGCGCGAGGCGCATCTGATGCTGTACGGCGTTGGCGCGGGGGCGGGCGTGCGATCGGCCAGCGCTGACCCGTCGGGCCAGTTCTCGGCGAGCGAGCTTCCACCGGGCCAGTATTACGTGCAGGCGCTGCATCCCAACTATCCCGGGCCGCTGGGCCTGCCGCAAGGGGGCGTCACCGCGGAAGTCCTGCCAGGCAAGGAGACCAAGGGGCTCACGGTGGCCCTCTCGCCACCCGGCGTCGTCTCGGGCCGGGTTCTGGATGATGGCGGAGAGCCGCTGGCGAACTGCAGTCTGATGCTGATGCAGTCGCCGAT is a genomic window containing:
- a CDS encoding carboxypeptidase regulatory-like domain-containing protein, translated to MTAVILAAGIAGAQPERNSSIAGRVLNETTGAPVRRATVIIVMEGREDVMGTAPTDGDGRFLLRALPPGRYTIGAFKTGYAAVDYGARRPGGPGQVIAVGADENKSGLIIRLPQLSAIAGSVMAVGGAPSSGAYVQAFRRAFPRGKPDWIFAGGANTDDQGHYRIFHLMPGQYIVAARHNQNWPPRMMTPGGAAETEQRSIPVLTYHPATMIDAEARAFELKPGSEMTDVDVAIQEMAPVRLSVQVQVPPELEQKFVASNGGTLSPHMYLPVWLQRVGSSTGGQPLPMSAGSEQRYQAQALLPGRYVLSSVTEAEGKRYSARQEISITGGSVEVALRLTPCINLAGHVRLTGPNAGPVSSMTVGLVSGENAPTALESAKVQADGSYVLKGVPPGLWDIVVEPIPKGGYLKSMMLGKMDVLTKDMFITPETREPLDIVVSTRGAEVRGRVEEGFATTILAAPQGELASVLSFYAVSGVDENGGFEFRALTPGVYRIYAFEEMAPQAWLDPEFLKNYPESGTLVELGEGRAPDMKVKAIPGSGSARKGR